In the genome of Lathyrus oleraceus cultivar Zhongwan6 chromosome 4, CAAS_Psat_ZW6_1.0, whole genome shotgun sequence, the window GGAAAAACTACATCGAGTACCGGACCGATTATTTGCGTGATACGCCCCAGATTTTTGTTTTCAAGTACAGAAACCTCAGTATCAGAAGGGGGAGGAGTTATTGTCATATTGCAAAATAtcgttttttttttatttaaaaaaatgttCGATAACAAAGCAAGTGGTTAATGATATTGAATAATAAATGTAAGTTAATAATCGATTTTCTTGGTACCATCCAATCAATTCAATTGTTTTAAAATTTCAATGATTGAATTTTCAAGGTCAACCCAGTCATCTAGATTATAGACAATACTATATTATCTATGGAATTAGAACCTGAACTTTGTTTATGATTCCGTTTTTCTATCTCATTGgtccttcttttttatttccTCAGCATAGGATTTATACTTAGCATATCATTTTTaccaatttttctttttattGGGAAAATTCTGCCGATTTTTACATCTAGGATTTACATATACAACATAGATCACTGTCAAGGTCAAGAATATCTTTTTTATTATTTAGATTAGAAAATGatattccaaaaaaaaaataaGAGACTAAAAAAAACGGTTGGGTTGCGCCATACATATGAAAAAGTATAAAAATAATGATGTATTTCCCAAATCAAATATCATGGTAAAATTTAACAATGACCCATTCAGATTCATTGATTATATTAGTTGATGGATCATTTGTAAAAAGGTTTTATTAACTCCTAAGTTATGTTGAGTAGACCTTGTTGTTGTTGCTATAATTCTTAATTCATGCGTTGTAGGGGGAGATTTATGTCACCACAAACAGAAACGAAAGCAAAGGTTGGGTTCAAAGCTGGTGTTAAAGATTATAAATTGACTTATTATACTCCTGACTATCAAACCAAAGATACTGATATCTTGGCAGCATTCCGAGTAACTCCTCAACCTGGAGTTCCGCCTGAAGAAGCAGGTGCAGCGGTAGCTGCAGAATCTTCCACTGGTACATGGACAACTGTGTGGACCGATGGACTTACGAGCCTCGATCGTTATAAAGGACGCTGCTACGAGATCGAGCCTGTTCCTGGAGAAGATAATCAATTTATTGCTTATGTAGCTTATCCCTTAGACCTTTTTGAAGAAGGTTCTGTTACTAACATGTTTACCTCCATTGTAGGTAATGTATTTGGGTTCAAGGCCTTGCGTGCTCTACGTCTGGAAGATTTGCGAATCCCTTATGCTTATGTTAAAACTTTCCAAGGTCCTCCTCACGGAATCCAAGTTGAGAGAGATAAATTGAACAAGTATGGACGTCCCCTATTGGGATGTACTATTAAACCAAAATTGGGTTTATCCGCTAAGAATTATGGTAGAGCAGTTTATGAATGTCTCCGCGGGGGACTTGATTTTACCAAAGATGATGAAAATGTGAACTCCCAACCATTTATGCGTTGGAGAGACCGTTTCTTATTTTGTGCCGAAGCAATTTATAAATCACAGGCCGAAACAGGTGAAATCAAAGGACATTATTTGAATGCTACTGCGGGTACATGTGAAGAAATGCTAAAAAGAGCTGTATTTGCTAGAGAATTGGGCGTTCCTATCGTAATGCATGACTACTTAACAGGTGGATTCACTGCAAATACTACCCTGTCTCACTATTGCCGGGATAATGGTCTACTTCTTCATATCCACCGTGCAATGCATGCAGTTATCGATAGACAAAAAAATCATGGTATGCACTTTCGTGTATTAGCTAAAGCCTTACGTTTGTCTGGTGGAGATCATATTCACGCTGGTACTGTAGTAGGTAAACTTGAAGGAGAAAGGGAGATTACTTTAGGTTTTGTTGATTTACTACGTGATGATTATATTAAAAAAGATAGAAGTCGCGGTATTTATTTCACTCAGGATTGGGTTTCTTTACCAGGTGTTATCCCTGTTGCTTCAGGGGGTATTCACGTTTGGCATATGCCTGCTCTGACCGAGATATTTGGAGATGATTTTGTACTCCAATTCGGTGGAGGAACTTTAGGACACCCTTGGGGAAATGCACCTGGTGCCGTAGCGAATCGAGTAGCTCTGGAAGCATGTGTACAAGCTCGGAATGAGGGACGTGATCTTGCTCGCGAGGGTAATGCAATTATCCGTGAAGCTTGCAAATG includes:
- the LOC127135189 gene encoding ribulose bisphosphate carboxylase large chain — translated: MRCRGRFMSPQTETKAKVGFKAGVKDYKLTYYTPDYQTKDTDILAAFRVTPQPGVPPEEAGAAVAAESSTGTWTTVWTDGLTSLDRYKGRCYEIEPVPGEDNQFIAYVAYPLDLFEEGSVTNMFTSIVGNVFGFKALRALRLEDLRIPYAYVKTFQGPPHGIQVERDKLNKYGRPLLGCTIKPKLGLSAKNYGRAVYECLRGGLDFTKDDENVNSQPFMRWRDRFLFCAEAIYKSQAETGEIKGHYLNATAGTCEEMLKRAVFARELGVPIVMHDYLTGGFTANTTLSHYCRDNGLLLHIHRAMHAVIDRQKNHGMHFRVLAKALRLSGGDHIHAGTVVGKLEGEREITLGFVDLLRDDYIKKDRSRGIYFTQDWVSLPGVIPVASGGIHVWHMPALTEIFGDDFVLQFGGGTLGHPWGNAPGAVANRVALEACVQARNEGRDLAREGNAIIREACKWSPELAAACEVWKEIKFEFPAMDTL